The window ACGGCTCCGCGACGAAGGCCGACCTCGACTCGATCACCGCGCAGGCGAAACGGCTCACCCGGCCGCCCTACCACGCGCAGTACCAGGTGCTCGTCACCGACATCTACGGCCTCAACGGCGGGCAGCCGTCGAACACGAGGTACCCGTGCGACAACGGCGACTGCTCGAACTGGATCAGCTTCATCGACGCCACGGTCGGCGCGTTGCAGGCGTCAGGGCTGAAGTTCGCCTACGACATCGACAACGAGCCGGACATCTCGGTGTTCTGGACGCGGGGGGTGAACAGCGCCCAGTACTTCCAGATGTGGGACACCGCCTACCGGGAGATCCGCCGGCTCGCGCCGGGAGCGCAGATCGTCGGGCCGTCGTTCGCGTACACCCCGCAGGGCCGGCCGGACCAATGGCGAACCTGGCTGGCGCACGTGAAGACGGCCGGCACGGTGCCGGACATGATCACCAACCACGACGAGGGCGACGTCGACGACCCGGTCGCCGTCTCGCAGTCCCTCAACACCGCGCTGACCGCGGCGGGGATCGGCGCGGTGCCGCTGTCGGCGAACGAATACCAGCCCGCCGACCGGCAGACCGCCGGCGTGACCGCGTGGTACCTCGCGCGCTTCGCCCAGTCCGGGTACACCAACGCGATGCGCGGCAACTGGGTCTGTTGCGTCACGCCGAACCTCACCGGTGTCCTCACCCAGAGCGGCGGAACCTGGCAGCCGACCGGCAACTGGTGGGTGATGCGCGACTACGCCGACCTCACCGGAACGCTCGTCGGCACCGCCGGCCAGGTCGGCTCGACGGCGATCTCGGCAGCCGAGGACGCCACCGCCAAGCACGCGGTCGCGATCATCGGCGACTCCAACGGGTACACCGGCGCCGCGTCCGTCACCTTCACCGGCTTGGGCTCGGTTCCCTGGCTGGCGAACAACGGCGGCGTGAACGTCACCGTGCAGCGCATCCCCGACCAGGCGCCCCTGGCCGCACCGCAGGTGGTGTACAGCCAGAACGTCGCCGCCGGCGCCGCGATCACCGTGCCGCTCACGTTCCAGGCGTCGCACGACGCGTTCGCCGTCTACCTGACACCCGCGTCGACGTCCGGCGGCGGCGGGTTCCCCGCCGGCTACCACCGGCTCGTCGCCGCCCACGACAACCTGTGCCTCGACGTCTACGGCAACACCTCGGCCGCGGGCGCGGCGATCGACCAGTGGACCTGCAACGGGCAGGCCAACCAGCAGTTCCAGTTCGTCCCGGGCACCGGCGGCTACGGCGAACTGCGGGCGCAGAACTCCGGCCAGGACGTGGCGGTGTCGGGCGGTTCCACCGCCCAGGGCACGCCCGACATCGTCCAGCAGCCCCCGAACACGGCCGCCGGCAACCTCTGGCAACCGGTCGCGCAGTCCGACGGCTCGTACGCATTCCGCAACCAGCACAGCGGGTTGTGCCTCGACGTGCCCAGTGCCGGCAGCAGTCCCGGTCAGCAACTGGATCAGTGGCCGTGCAAGGACGCACCCGGCACGAACCAGGACTTCCTGGTCGGCTGACCGGCCGGGAGCGCCGGAGGTGCCGGTCCGGAACGGGGGGGTAGTGCGGGCAAGCGGTTCCGGACCGGCCTCGATCGCTCACGCCACCCCGACCCCCGAGAGCACCGGCGGCGTCGCGCTCCGCCTCGGCCTCGCATGCGTCTGCCACCTCGGCGACACCGTGGCCGCCGCCGACTCGACCGCCGCACCCAAACAGCCCGGCTTCCGTGAGCGTCAACGGAACCCGGAACAACCGTCACCATCGACAGCCGGACATCACTGCCGGACCTCCTGCGCGTCCAGGACATCCCTTCACAGCAAGGAAAAGGTGTCCGCCGGGAACTGTTCCCGGCGGACACCCTCGCGCGCGGCGGAGTCAGGCGCGCTGCAACTGGAACCGCTGGTTGGGGTTGCCGGTGAACGTCCACTGGGAGATCCGCGCGCCGTCGGCGGT of the Amycolatopsis sp. NBC_01488 genome contains:
- a CDS encoding RICIN domain-containing protein, encoding MRTRTRRGRLRPVLGAALALAWSVLAPATSQAAGESLSVDLSATRGPATGVGEGFLYGITQDGSQPADPLLQPLNINAFRGGGWFSGGWIKDGYQNGSATKADLDSITAQAKRLTRPPYHAQYQVLVTDIYGLNGGQPSNTRYPCDNGDCSNWISFIDATVGALQASGLKFAYDIDNEPDISVFWTRGVNSAQYFQMWDTAYREIRRLAPGAQIVGPSFAYTPQGRPDQWRTWLAHVKTAGTVPDMITNHDEGDVDDPVAVSQSLNTALTAAGIGAVPLSANEYQPADRQTAGVTAWYLARFAQSGYTNAMRGNWVCCVTPNLTGVLTQSGGTWQPTGNWWVMRDYADLTGTLVGTAGQVGSTAISAAEDATAKHAVAIIGDSNGYTGAASVTFTGLGSVPWLANNGGVNVTVQRIPDQAPLAAPQVVYSQNVAAGAAITVPLTFQASHDAFAVYLTPASTSGGGGFPAGYHRLVAAHDNLCLDVYGNTSAAGAAIDQWTCNGQANQQFQFVPGTGGYGELRAQNSGQDVAVSGGSTAQGTPDIVQQPPNTAAGNLWQPVAQSDGSYAFRNQHSGLCLDVPSAGSSPGQQLDQWPCKDAPGTNQDFLVG